The following coding sequences lie in one Phycicoccus duodecadis genomic window:
- a CDS encoding GAF domain-containing SpoIIE family protein phosphatase, translating to MDQPSAALDALARIEALTRLARVTAEVGTADTVAAVAEIVTSHVAEAVGATVAALALREQDEVRVVAACGLSAKDAARWQTFPFAAPTPVNDCIRSGARIVVTGAADFAARYPELTGSDDIDRTLVTIPLRVTSRSIGALVLSFEESHPLDPAELDVLEILAGSCAQAIQRIEASAVAARQTARLAFLAEASIELASSLDLAVTTARVAQLAVPSFADWCAIDVVRDGRIHRLAVAHVDPAKVELAVRLHERWPPAPSSDAGVWRVVRTGQSELVREVTDDMLAAAAQDEEHLQVARELQLRSALVVPLVVRDRVIGGLTWVSTDEERRYDEDDVQFAEHLARRAATAIDNSELHSQTLEAAVRLQRAVLPERVTGTAAFEVAHDYHPSGRTAVGGDFYDALPLEDGRLAVFIGDVMGRGVSAAAAMAMMRATVRAFASVDPTPSVVMSKLDVMLSRHGPEQLVTLLYALAEPGEDTVWVANAGHPPPMVLRRGRPAEQLAFADGPPLGVAVGVREQTAVPLHPGDTLVTFTDGLVERRDEGIDAGLERLRHAVDAMAGLSLDAGVGGLVRSLRDERSDDDVAVLGLRRLG from the coding sequence ATGGACCAACCGTCGGCCGCCCTCGATGCTCTCGCGCGCATCGAGGCCCTGACGCGACTGGCCCGCGTCACCGCCGAGGTGGGCACGGCCGACACCGTGGCAGCCGTGGCCGAGATCGTGACGAGCCACGTCGCGGAGGCGGTGGGCGCGACCGTCGCCGCGCTGGCGCTGCGGGAACAGGACGAGGTCCGGGTCGTCGCAGCCTGCGGGCTGAGCGCGAAGGACGCCGCGCGTTGGCAGACCTTCCCTTTCGCCGCCCCTACGCCCGTGAACGACTGCATCCGCAGCGGGGCGCGCATCGTCGTGACCGGTGCGGCGGACTTCGCGGCCCGGTATCCCGAGCTGACCGGCTCCGATGACATCGACCGCACCCTCGTCACGATCCCGCTGCGCGTCACGAGCCGGTCCATCGGTGCCCTCGTGCTGTCCTTCGAGGAGTCCCACCCGCTGGACCCCGCCGAGCTGGACGTGCTCGAGATCCTGGCCGGCTCGTGCGCCCAGGCCATCCAGCGGATCGAGGCGTCGGCGGTCGCGGCGCGCCAGACGGCGCGTCTGGCGTTCCTCGCGGAGGCCTCGATCGAGCTGGCCAGCAGTCTCGATCTCGCCGTGACCACCGCGAGGGTGGCTCAGCTCGCGGTGCCGTCGTTCGCCGACTGGTGCGCCATCGACGTCGTCCGCGACGGGCGGATACACCGGCTCGCGGTCGCGCACGTCGACCCGGCGAAGGTCGAGCTCGCGGTGCGGCTGCACGAGCGGTGGCCCCCAGCGCCGTCCTCCGACGCCGGCGTGTGGAGAGTGGTCCGCACCGGCCAGTCCGAGCTGGTCCGGGAGGTCACCGACGACATGCTCGCGGCGGCGGCCCAGGACGAGGAACACCTGCAGGTGGCCCGTGAGCTGCAGCTGCGCAGCGCGCTGGTCGTCCCCCTCGTGGTCCGTGACCGGGTGATCGGCGGCCTCACCTGGGTGTCGACCGACGAGGAACGCCGGTACGACGAGGACGACGTGCAGTTCGCCGAACACCTGGCGCGGCGCGCCGCCACGGCGATCGACAACTCCGAGCTGCACAGCCAGACGCTCGAGGCGGCCGTACGGCTGCAACGGGCGGTCCTGCCCGAGCGCGTCACCGGGACCGCCGCGTTCGAGGTCGCCCACGACTACCACCCCTCGGGCCGTACGGCCGTGGGCGGGGACTTCTACGACGCGTTGCCGCTCGAGGACGGCCGGCTCGCGGTCTTCATCGGTGACGTCATGGGTCGCGGGGTCTCGGCGGCGGCGGCCATGGCGATGATGCGGGCGACCGTGCGGGCGTTCGCGTCGGTGGACCCCACCCCGAGCGTGGTCATGAGCAAGCTCGACGTCATGCTGTCCCGCCACGGCCCCGAGCAGCTGGTGACGCTGCTCTACGCGCTGGCGGAGCCGGGAGAGGACACGGTATGGGTGGCGAACGCCGGCCACCCCCCGCCGATGGTGCTGCGGCGCGGGCGTCCCGCCGAGCAGCTGGCCTTCGCCGACGGCCCGCCGCTGGGGGTGGCTGTCGGCGTCCGCGAGCAGACGGCCGTCCCGCTGCACCCGGGTGACACCCTCGTGACCTTCACCGACGGCCTGGTCGAGCGCCGGGACGAAGGCATCGACGCGGGGCTGGAGCGCCTGCGGCACGCCGTCGACGCGATGGCGGGCCTTTCGCTGGACGCCGGCGTGGGCGGCCTCGTCAGGTCGTTGCGGGACGAGCGTTCCGACGACGACGTCGCCGTGCTCGGCCTGCGCCGCTTGGGGTAG